The Meiothermus sp. CFH 77666 genomic interval AGCAGGTATATCGGCTGGCCCAGCAGAAGGGGTTGCTCGAAGGAAAGAATCTGTAAAACCAGAAGCGAATCAAGGAATACAGCTTGACGACCAAATCGCCTGGGGCTTAGATTGGCCCAAGGTTGTCTTGCAATAGCCGTATTCATCGCAGCAAAAAGTTGCCTCTGGAAAAGAGACGACCTGGCTCCAGAGCAAGCACCAGGAGGTTTATATGCTGGAAGGATTCAAAAGCTTCATCATGCGTGGAAACGTGCTCGACCTGGCGGTAGGTGTGATCATTGGAGGGGCTTTTGGGGCGATTGTCAACTCGCTGGTCACCGATGTTATCACCCCCCTCATCGGTATGATCTTTGGCGCACCGGACTTCTCGGCCATCAAGCTCGGAGCGCTGAATATCGGTAAGTTTCTCAACGCTGTGGTGAGCTTCCTAATGATAGCCTTTGCCCTGTACTTTTTTGTGGTCACACCCATGAACAAGCTGCAAGAAATGTCCAAAAAGAGCGAGCCGGCCACACCCGCAGCCCCTCCCGAAGACATTGTCCTGCTGCGTGAAATCCGCGATGCGCTGAAGAAATAGGGCACTCTGCAAATATTGCACCGTCGTAGAGATGTCCGTACACTTTCGCAAATATCTTGGA includes:
- the mscL gene encoding large conductance mechanosensitive channel protein MscL, with translation MLEGFKSFIMRGNVLDLAVGVIIGGAFGAIVNSLVTDVITPLIGMIFGAPDFSAIKLGALNIGKFLNAVVSFLMIAFALYFFVVTPMNKLQEMSKKSEPATPAAPPEDIVLLREIRDALKK